Proteins co-encoded in one Myxococcales bacterium genomic window:
- a CDS encoding SurA N-terminal domain-containing protein codes for MLKLIRKSQRWLTVIFIFAIGIVFVFFLGQGGSAPGPGASSPGADIVVELDDTQIQLADYLRVRAEQEEQIKESLGAEYDAKTLSAYLDAQALNSIVSKVVLAQSARDLGLVASPDEVKDLLRHDPSLRDADGRFDQANFDANVKWNYGSQAAFMSTVQRDLLRQKLFELLIGQVQIGDAEALSAVEFRTEEVRIAFVAVSAETLPESQRAGDDAVTRYLEDNRESLQDEYDAENSRFSTPEQLMMRHILLRPADAGGDTAAADNRMRAEQVLERLAAGEKFGDLARELSDDSSSRNDGGKLGAISRGDVAANLEAVAFDLALETPSEIIEGRDGLHIVWVDEKIEASKLDFDEAGMTLAAAGAAAEAATRLAQELSDAVAGGQSLEYAARNAGLTLERTGLFTRRRDGFIPGLPRPSLELLATAFALTLEAPSSKQIFYVGDKHVLIQLLERQKPDTATLAVAVTVAKEALSDQRANDLLQAWIDDRRDEFQNQQRLLVRAALIVDR; via the coding sequence GTGCTCAAACTAATTCGCAAGAGTCAGCGCTGGCTCACGGTGATATTCATTTTCGCAATCGGCATCGTGTTCGTATTCTTTCTCGGCCAGGGGGGCTCAGCGCCCGGTCCGGGTGCCTCGTCGCCCGGGGCCGATATCGTGGTCGAACTCGACGACACGCAGATCCAGCTCGCCGACTACCTGCGCGTTCGCGCTGAGCAGGAAGAGCAGATCAAGGAGTCTCTCGGGGCAGAATACGACGCAAAGACACTCTCCGCGTACCTCGACGCCCAAGCCTTGAACTCGATCGTCAGCAAGGTGGTGCTGGCCCAGTCCGCACGCGACCTGGGCCTGGTCGCGAGCCCCGATGAGGTCAAGGATCTGCTGCGCCACGATCCAAGCCTGCGCGATGCCGATGGACGATTCGATCAGGCGAATTTCGACGCCAACGTGAAATGGAACTACGGCAGCCAGGCTGCCTTCATGAGCACCGTGCAACGAGACCTGTTACGACAGAAATTGTTCGAGTTGTTGATTGGACAGGTCCAGATCGGCGATGCCGAGGCTCTGAGCGCGGTGGAATTCAGGACCGAGGAGGTGCGGATCGCGTTTGTCGCAGTCTCAGCGGAGACGCTCCCAGAGTCCCAGCGGGCCGGAGATGACGCGGTGACGCGCTACCTCGAAGACAATCGAGAGTCGCTTCAGGACGAGTACGACGCGGAGAACAGTCGCTTCAGTACCCCCGAACAACTGATGATGCGACACATCCTGCTGCGGCCCGCAGACGCAGGCGGAGACACTGCGGCTGCAGACAATCGCATGCGCGCCGAGCAGGTCCTCGAGCGACTCGCCGCGGGCGAGAAGTTTGGCGATCTGGCCCGAGAGCTTTCAGACGATTCGAGTTCCAGAAACGATGGGGGCAAGCTCGGAGCGATCAGTCGGGGCGACGTCGCAGCCAACCTCGAAGCCGTGGCTTTTGATCTCGCATTGGAAACGCCGAGTGAGATCATCGAAGGAAGAGATGGACTGCACATCGTTTGGGTCGACGAAAAGATCGAAGCGAGCAAGCTCGACTTTGACGAAGCGGGCATGACCCTCGCGGCAGCAGGAGCCGCCGCGGAAGCGGCGACCCGGCTCGCACAAGAACTCTCCGACGCAGTCGCTGGAGGGCAGAGCCTCGAATATGCAGCGCGCAATGCGGGATTGACCCTCGAACGGACCGGCCTGTTCACGCGGAGACGCGACGGTTTCATCCCCGGGCTCCCGAGGCCCTCACTCGAACTCCTCGCCACGGCGTTTGCCCTCACCCTCGAGGCGCCGAGTTCAAAGCAGATCTTTTACGTGGGAGATAAACACGTCCTGATCCAATTGCTCGAACGCCAGAAGCCCGACACGGCAACGCTTGCTGTCGCCGTCACGGTGGCCAAGGAAGCACTTTCGGATCAACGCGCGAACGATTTGCTCCAGGCCTGGATCGACGATCGCCGAGACGAATTCCAAAACCAGCAGCGACTGCTGGTCCGGGCGGCCTTGATCGTAGATCGCTGA
- a CDS encoding 6-carboxytetrahydropterin synthase, with protein MLEPMLELTRRYSLPAAHVLANPLLTELENDKLFGKCANENGHGHNYEFEVTITGPVDAMTGQILAPERFDSIFAETIVDRYSHKLLNQCESFDALVPTTENFAEIVYQDLAPAFARCGSVRLVRVRLTETPRNIFEFGDPR; from the coding sequence ATGCTGGAACCAATGCTGGAATTGACCCGCCGCTACAGCTTGCCCGCCGCGCACGTGCTGGCGAACCCGCTGCTCACCGAACTGGAGAACGATAAACTCTTTGGCAAATGCGCAAACGAAAATGGTCACGGCCATAACTACGAGTTCGAGGTGACGATCACCGGGCCGGTGGACGCTATGACCGGTCAAATCCTCGCGCCCGAGCGTTTCGACAGCATCTTTGCCGAGACGATTGTCGATCGATACTCCCACAAGCTTTTGAATCAGTGCGAGTCGTTTGACGCGCTGGTTCCAACCACGGAAAACTTCGCAGAAATCGTGTATCAAGATCTTGCGCCCGCCTTTGCGCGCTGCGGTTCGGTCCGACTGGTTCGGGTTCGACTCACCGAAACCCCGCGCAATATTTTCGAATTTGGAGACCCCCGATGA
- the folE gene encoding GTP cyclohydrolase I FolE gives MSDPIEAAVTTILTEIGEKPERDGLQKTPARVAAAMRFFTKGYAQDPMETLNNALFEVDYDEMVLVKDIDFYSLCEHHMVPFFGRVHVGYIPDGKVVGLSKIPRLVEMFARRLQVQERFTMQVASIIEEVLRPKGVAVVVEAKHLCMVMRGVEKQNSIATTSSMRGRFKTDSKTRSEFMELIRHRSDSFY, from the coding sequence ATGAGCGACCCCATCGAAGCCGCAGTCACGACCATCCTGACAGAAATCGGCGAAAAGCCGGAACGCGATGGTCTGCAGAAGACCCCTGCCCGGGTTGCGGCGGCCATGCGCTTCTTTACCAAGGGCTATGCCCAGGACCCGATGGAGACCCTGAACAACGCACTGTTCGAAGTGGACTACGACGAGATGGTGCTGGTCAAGGACATCGACTTCTACAGCTTGTGCGAGCACCACATGGTTCCGTTTTTCGGACGGGTGCACGTGGGATACATCCCGGACGGCAAGGTGGTCGGGCTGTCAAAGATCCCTCGCCTGGTCGAAATGTTTGCGCGACGGCTTCAGGTACAGGAGCGGTTCACCATGCAGGTGGCGAGCATCATAGAGGAAGTCCTGCGCCCGAAAGGTGTCGCGGTGGTGGTCGAAGCCAAACACTTGTGCATGGTGATGCGCGGCGTTGAAAAACAGAACTCGATCGCGACCACGAGTTCCATGCGCGGTAGATTCAAAACCGATTCGAAGACCCGTTCCGAGTTCATGGAACTGATTCGACACCGTTCAGATTCTTTTTACTGA
- a CDS encoding rod shape-determining protein → MIFDRILGLFSSDLAIDLGTANTLVYVKGRGIVVSEPSVVAICKDSRGPDKVRAVGIRAKEMLGRTPGNIIAIRPIKDGVIADFEITEAMLRYFIARVHDRKRLVRPRIVIAVPSGITEVEKRAVKESAMLAGAREVYLIEEPMAASIGAGLPITEPSGNMIIDIGGGTTEVAVISLSGVVYSNSTRVGGDKMDEAIINFVKRKYNLLIGERTAELIKITIGTAYPTDEIKSMEVKGRDLVQGIPKTLEIKSEEIREALAEPINAIVESVKMALERTPPELSADIVDKGIVLVGGGSLLSNLDVLLREVTGLPVMLAENPLTAVVMGTGRCLDEPRLLKEVSIRF, encoded by the coding sequence ATGATTTTCGACAGAATTTTGGGTTTGTTCTCGAGCGACCTCGCCATCGACCTGGGAACCGCCAACACACTCGTCTACGTCAAGGGTCGCGGGATCGTCGTTTCCGAACCGAGCGTTGTGGCCATCTGCAAAGATAGTCGCGGTCCGGACAAAGTCCGCGCCGTCGGTATCCGGGCCAAGGAAATGTTGGGCCGTACCCCCGGAAACATCATCGCAATTCGTCCCATCAAAGACGGCGTCATCGCCGACTTCGAAATCACCGAAGCCATGCTTCGTTACTTCATCGCCCGGGTGCACGATCGCAAGCGCCTGGTGCGCCCGCGGATCGTGATCGCGGTTCCGTCGGGGATTACCGAGGTTGAAAAGCGGGCGGTAAAAGAGAGCGCCATGCTCGCCGGCGCGCGGGAGGTCTACCTGATCGAAGAGCCCATGGCGGCTTCGATCGGCGCGGGTCTTCCGATCACTGAGCCTTCGGGCAACATGATCATCGACATCGGCGGAGGTACGACCGAGGTCGCGGTGATTTCACTTTCGGGTGTTGTCTACTCAAACTCGACCCGGGTAGGTGGCGACAAGATGGACGAAGCCATCATCAACTTCGTCAAGCGCAAGTACAACCTGCTGATCGGTGAGCGGACGGCGGAACTGATCAAGATCACGATCGGCACCGCGTATCCCACCGATGAAATCAAATCGATGGAAGTCAAGGGGCGCGATCTCGTGCAGGGTATCCCCAAGACTCTCGAGATCAAGTCGGAAGAGATTCGTGAGGCACTCGCCGAGCCGATCAATGCGATCGTCGAAAGCGTGAAGATGGCGCTCGAGAGAACTCCCCCAGAACTCTCGGCAGATATTGTCGACAAGGGAATTGTGCTCGTTGGCGGTGGGTCGTTGCTGTCGAATTTGGACGTCCTGTTGCGAGAAGTCACCGGTCTGCCGGTCATGCTGGCCGAAAATCCGCTGACCGCTGTCGTGATGGGGACCGGTCGCTGTCTCGACGAGCCGCGTTTGCTCAAGGAAGTTTCGATTCGCTTCTGA